Proteins from one Camelina sativa cultivar DH55 chromosome 8, Cs, whole genome shotgun sequence genomic window:
- the LOC104705556 gene encoding uncharacterized protein LOC104705556, which translates to MKMKKKGKVYPSPPPPLPSSSSSTTHLNNDEDDDSSLSVLKLLPATILVLVSVLSAEDRQVLAYLITRGTTISDREGGSSSSAKKKKSSSNRNNKSSKKHKPPVFDCECFDCYTNYWFRWDSSPNREFIHEIIEAFENHHLTAGGEDGNSAASSRNKSKRGKKKEKPGRRVTDSDKPGGLRVSDDDKEEPMTEDSTVVSESQHVSSSSPDRLSDEAEVGERDEPEKDEVVQEESTVVVYPTAAAGSVTGHKGLARKVLPDVLGLFNSNFWRLWNPNA; encoded by the coding sequence atgaaaatgaagaagaaaggaaaagttTACCCATCTCCACCACCTCctcttccatcatcatcatcttcaactaCCCATCTCAacaatgatgaagatgatgattcttctctctctgttttgaaGCTTTTACCAGCGACGATTTTGGTTCTGGTGTCAGTTCTATCAGCTGAAGACAGACAAGTTCTTGCTTACCTAATCACAAGAGGAACCACCATTTCCGATAGAGAAGGAGGAAGCTCCTCTTcggctaagaagaagaagagcagcagcaacagaaacaacaaatctAGCAAGAAACACAAACCACCAGTATTCGATTGTGAGTGTTTCGATTGTTACACTAACTACTGGTTCCGTTGGGATTCGTCTCCGAACCGTGAGTTTATCCATGAAATCATCGAAGCTTTCGAGAACCATCATCTCACTGCTGGTGGTGAAGATGGTAACTCTGCTGCTTCTTCTCGCAACAAATCTAAGAGaggtaagaagaaagagaaaccgGGTCGCCGGGTCACTGATTCGGATAAACCGGGTGGTCTTCGGGTCAGTGATGATGATAAGGAGGAGCCAATGACCGAAGATTCCACTGTTGTTTCCGAGAGCCAACACGTGTCGTCATCATCACCAGATAGATTGAGTGATGAAGCTGAGGTGGGGGAAAGAGATGAGCCGGAGAAGGATGAAGTTGTTCAAGAAGAATCGACGGTGGTGGTTTATCCGACGGCGGCGGCGGGGAGTGTGACGGGACACAAGGGCTTAGCGAGGAAGGTATTGCCGGACGTGTTGGGTTTGTTCAATTCCAATTTTTGGAGGCTTTGGAATCCGAACGCGTAA
- the LOC104705552 gene encoding protein slowmo homolog, with translation MVKAYRQEHVYKHPWERVSAASWRKFADPENKRILSHILEVDTLNRKLDTETGKLHTTRALTIHAPGPWFLHRIIGLDICHCVESTVVDGKSRSMQLTTKNISLKKFIEVEERIRYDPHPENPSAWTVCSQETSIRIKPLSALASMAEKVEQKCAEKFMQNSAKGREVMERICKYMETESAPI, from the exons ATGGTAAAAGCATACAGACAAGAGCATGTCTACAAGCATCCGTGGGAGCGGGTGAGTGCTGCCTCATGGAGGAAGTTTGCAGACCCTGAAAACAAACGAATCCTTTCTCACATCCTTGAAGTCGACACCTTGAACCGGAAACTTGACACTGAGACCGGTAAACTACACACCACGCGTGCTCTCACCATCCATGCTCCTGGTCCTTGGTTTCTCCACAGGATCATTGGCCTGGACATCTGTCACTGTGTTGAATCTACTGTTGTCGATGGCAAATCACGTTCTATGCAG CTAACAACAAAGAATATTAGTCTCAAAAAGTTCATTGAAGTGGAGGAGAGGATAAGATATGATCCACATCCAGAAAACCCATCGGCTTGGACGGTTTGTAGCCAGGAGACGAGCATTAGGATCAAACCCTTGTCGGCACTAGCCTCAATGGCTGAGAAAGTTGAGCAAAAGTGCGCTGAGAAATTCATGCAGAATAGCGCTAAAGGACGAGAGGTTATGGAGAGGATTTGTAAGTATATGGAAACAGAATCCGCTccaatctaa
- the LOC104705557 gene encoding uncharacterized protein LOC104705557, producing MGKLLCDSTATFQSPSPTVPWREPSTAAAVSLDDVDLVDQSAAAAAVEAVEKTMEAAATAWDEVFGLEEQQRQHLSRLHARGVLWKHPGKDESSASVVFRLSHGGEVSSDGNCLFTASHKAMEARGIDARDLRRRTVRRFLEDFGSASEGEKEVITDAIRHMYSPDLKSGWGIHIVQEEKLLAKKDERETLDSAIEELIQIGMQRETAAESIYRERCLPVNDGLSWAKYMSISGSSEDEYDIITLQYTEDGLLSVEENREGHAAAFGDDIAIECLATEFKREIYVVQAHGSDGMVEEENCVFFLPHKPRSEVLEVPVFLFMKGTGWCGGGADHYEPLVASPSPLISHEKVALVL from the exons ATGGGAAAGCttttgtgtgattccacggCGACATTTCAATCTCCTTCGCCTACGGTTCCTTGGAGAGAGCCTTCAACAGCCGCCGCCGTATCTCTCGACGACGTGGATCTTGTTGACCAATCAGCGGCGGCTGCGGCGGTCGAAGCGGTGGAGAAGACGATGGAGGCGGCGGCTACCGCGTGGGATGAGGTTTTTGGTCTTGAGGAGCAGCAGAGACAGCATCTTAGCCGGCTTCACGCGAGGGGTGTGCTGTGGAAGCATCCTGGCAAAGACGAATCCTCTGCTTCCGTCGTTTTCCGTCTCTCCCACGGCGGAGAGGTTTCTTCCGACGGGAACTGTCTTTTCACCGCGTCGCACAAGGCCATGGAGGCGCGTGGGATCGACGCGCGAGATTTGCGGCGGCGCACGGTGAGGAGGTTTTTGGAAGATTTCGGATCTGCGAGCGAGGGAGAGAAGGAGGTTATTACGGACGCGATTAGGCATATGTATTCGCCGGATCTGAAGAGTGGTTGGGGGATTCATATCGTTCAGGAAGAGAAGTTGTTGGCCAAGAAAGATGAACGGGAGACTCTAGATTCCGCCATTGAAGAGCTTATACAGATTGGGATGCAGAG agaaactgcTGCAGAGTCAATCTACAGAGAGAGGTGTCTGCCTGTGAACGATGGACTTAGTTGGGCTAAGTACATGTCGATTTCAGGGTCATCAGAGGATGAGTATGACATTATCACCTTGCAGTATACGGAAGATGGGTTGTTATCTGTTGAAGAGAACCGAGAAGGACATGCAGCTGCGTTTGGGGATGATATTGCAATTGAATGTCTCGCCACAGAATTCAAACGAGAAATCTATGTG GTGCAAGCGCATGGATCAGATGGGATGGTAGAAGAAGAGAACTGTGTGTTCTTCCTACCACACAAACCAAGAAGTGAAGTTCTTGAAGTCCCAGTCTTTCTTTTCATGAAAGGCACAG GTTGGTGCGGTGGTGGAGCAGACCATTACGAGCCATTGGTTGCGAGTCCATCTCCGCTGATATCTCATGAGAAAGTCGCCCTCGTTCTCTGA
- the LOC104705551 gene encoding ARMADILLO BTB ARABIDOPSIS PROTEIN 1 yields the protein MIISKSFKAPPHKSSARSSSSSVISNHQQMESHPKRQRTTRVFTRNLKRKLNRNTADAASLVKAANDEQQSLVRAIRSHIDVLNSVFSDDDEFDLEVVEDAAGDLADLAKIDENVEIIVENGAIPALVKYLESPWDSEVGGGDVPKSCEHKLEKDCAIALALIAAIQPGYQQLIVDAGAIVPTVKLLKRRCICGETTAANAVIRRAADIITNISHDNPRIKKNIRVEGGIPPLVELLNFPDDKVQRAAAGALRTVSFRNDENKTLIVELNALPTLVLMLQSSDSSVHGEAIGAIGNLVHSSPDIKKEVVRAGALQPVIGLLSSTCLETQREAALLIGQFAAPDSDCKVHIGQRGGITPLIKMLESSDEQVVEMSAFALGRLAQDAHNQAGIAHRGGIVALLNLLDVKTGTVQHNAAFALYGLADNEENVADFIKAGGIQKLQDDNFTVQPTKDCVVRTLKRLQNKIHGPVLNQLLYLMRTAEKTIKIRIALALAHLCDPKDGKLIFIDNKGGELLLELLYFSSVKQQRYSSSALYELATKATSFATEDSAPASPTQQVFLGEKFVNNPTLSDVTFLIDGKKFSAHKICLVASSDIFRAMFDGLYKERNAPNVEIPNIRLEVFELMMRYIYTGRVTIPKHLAKDLLVAADQYLLQGLKRQCEYTIAQEISLDKIPQMYELADTFNALALRRASTLFVLEHFTKLSTQLWFAKFVKRIVPEIRIYIIDILTRPVEASTPTHV from the exons aTGATAATCTCCAAATCCTTCAAAGCACCTCCGCACAAATCCTCCGccagatcttcttcttcgtcggtGATCTCAAACCATCAGCAAATGGAGAGCCACCCGAAGCGCCAGCGAACCACACGTGTCTTCACCAGGAACTTGAAGCGAAAACTCAATCGCAACACAGCAGATGCTGCGTCACTCGTCAAGGCGGCTAACGACGAACAGCAAAGTCTCGTCCGCGCGATCCGCAGCCACATCGATGTTCTTAACTCCGTCTtctcagatgatgatgaatttgatctcgaagttgttgAAGACGCTGCTGGTGATCTCGCCGACCTTGCTAAAATCG ACGAAAATGTGGAAATCATCGTTGAGAATGGAGCTATCCCTGCGTTGGTGAAATATTTGGAATCTCCGTGGGATTCAGAAGTTGGCGGCGGTGATGTTCCCAAATCTTGCGAGCATAAGTTAGAGAAAGATTGTGCTATTGCTCTCGCACTCATTGCTGCGATTCAG CCTGGTTACCAGCAGCTCATTGTGGATGCTGGAGCTATAGTTCCGACCGTGAAGTTGTTGAAGAGACGGTGTATTTGTGGTGAAACTACGGCTGCTAATGCTGTTATTAGGAGAGCAGCTGATATAATCACTAATATTTCTCATGACAATCcaaggattaaaaaaaacataag GGTTGAAGGTGGCATTCCACCACTTGTTGAGCTTCTAAATTTTCCGGATGATAAAGTACAGAGGGCTGCTGCAGGGGCTTTGCGAACAGTTTCTTTTAGAAACGACGAGAACAAGACccta ATTGTGGAGTTGAATGCTTTGCCTACGCTTGTATTGATGCTTCAatcttcagattcttctgtgcaCGGTGAAGCG ATTGGGGCAATCGGAAATCTTGTCCACTCATCTCCTGACATCAAGAAAGAGGTCGTCCGTGCTGGTGCCTTGCAACCAGTAATTGGTCTACTTAG CTCCACTTGTTTGGAAACACAAAGAGAGGCAGCATTATTAATAGGTCAATTTGCTGCGCCTGATTCAGATTGCAAG GTGCACATTGGTCAGAGAGGTGGCATTACACCCCTGATTAAAATGCTTGAATCATCAGATGAGCAGGTCGTGGAGATGTCTGCTTTTGCCCTTGGTCGTTTGGCCCAG GACGCACACAATCAAGCTGGCATTGCACATAGAGGAGGTATCGTCGCGTTACTAAATCTTCTTGATGTGAAAACGGGGACTGTGCAACACAATGCCGCATTTGCCTTGTATGGCCTTGCAGATAACGAG GAAAACGTAGCAGATTTTATAAAGGCTGGAGGAATTCAAAAGCTTCAAGATGACAACTTCACTGTTCAA CCGACTAAAGATTGTGTGGTGCGGACATTGAAGAGGCTACAGAACAAAATTCATGGACCC GTACTAAACCAATTATTATACCTAATGAGAACCGCCGAGAAGACGATAAAAATACGAATTGCTCTTGCTCTTGCACATCTTTGTGACCCTAAAGATGGAAAACTGATTTTCATTGATAACAAAG GAGGAGAACTTTTGTTGGAACTTCTTTATTTCTCAAGCGTCAAGCAGCAGAGATATAGTTCAAGTGCTTTATACGAATTAGCTACAAAAGCTACATCCTTTGCAACAGAGGACTCAGCTCCTGCCTCACCCACTCAACAG GTATTTTTGGGTGAAAAATTCGTGAACAACCCAACTTTGTCCGATGTCACATTCCTCATTGATG GTAAAAAATTCTCTGCTCACAAGATTTGTTTGGTAGCTTCCTCTGATATATTTCGTGCAATGTTTGATGGTCTATACAAG GAACGCAATGCCCCAAATGTGGAGATCCCAAATATAAGATTGGAAGTGTTTGAGCTTATGATGAGGTATATATACACAGGGAGGGTTACCATCCCTAAACATTTGGCTAAAGATCTGCTTGTAGCAGCTGATCAATATCTTCTCCAAGGCCTCAAACGTCAATGTGAATACACAATTGCACAG GAAATCTCTCTTGATAAGATACCACAGATGTATGAGTTAGCAGATACATTCAATGCTTTAGCCTTAAGACGAGCCAGCACGCTTTTTGTTCTTGAGCATTTTACTAAGCTCAGCACTCAATTAtg GTTTGCAAAGTTTGTCAAGCGAATTGTACCTGAAATCCGGATTTACATCATTGATATTCTCACCAGGCCGGTCGAAGCAAGCACCCCAACCCatgtataa
- the LOC104705549 gene encoding 5-formyltetrahydrofolate cyclo-ligase, mitochondrial: MSGARVFCITTPLLLRSSSSTFFFPKISTRPVFRLSPVAMSTTTTTSKSQEELDSIRKQKRVVRSTVRKSLKAMDPSLRTQQDDAIQKTVLEAPWFKSCRGLCAYISCKSLNEVDTSKILSEILQRPDSSTMAKKKLYVPWVEDKNSNMRMLHISHMEDLIANSMNILEPAPVDAQGNEREDVLQAEEPIDLFILPGLAFDRCGRRLGRGGGYYDTFLKRYQNRAKEKDWRYPLMVALSYSPQILEDVSIPVTPNDVPIDALVSPSGVFPITPRAIEIM; this comes from the exons ATGAGTGGAGCTCGCGTCTTTTGTATCACGACACCACTACTActaagatcatcatcatcaaccttcttcttccccaagatctcgacccgacccgttttcaGATTATCACCCGTAGCCATgagcaccaccaccactactAGCAAAAGCCAAGAGGAACTCGATTCCATTCGCAAACAGAAACGGGTCGTGCGCTCCACTGTTCGCAAATCCCTAAAAGCCATGGACCCTTCTCTCCGAACCCAACAAG ATGATGCGATTCAAAAGACCGTTCTTGAAGCTCCCTGGTTCAAATCATGTCGGGGATTGTGTGCTTACATTAGCTGCAAATCTCTCAATGAAGTCGACACTTCTAAAATCCTGTCTGAGATTCTGCAACGTCCTG atTCAAGTACTATGGCTAAGAAAAAGCTATATGTCCCTTGGGTGGAGGATAAGAACAGTAACATGCGTATGCTGCACATATCTCATATGGAGGACCTCATTGCAAACTCCATGAACATTTTGGAACCAGCTCCTGTTGATGCCCAAGGGAATGAGCGTGAGGATG TGTTGCAAGCAGAGGAACCGATCGATTTGTTCATCTTGCCAG GTCTTGCGTTTGACAGGTGTGGGCGACGTTTAGGTCGTGGAGGTGG CTACTACGACACTTTCTTGAAGAGATACCAGAATCGTGCGAAGGAGAAGGATTGGAGATATCCACTTATGG TTGCATTGTCATACTCTCCTCAAATTCTTGAGGATGTAAGTATACCTGTTACACCGAATGATGTTCCGATCGATGCCCTTGTGTCACCTTCTGGTGTATTTCCCATTACCCCTCGGGCTATTGAAAT AATGTGA
- the LOC104705553 gene encoding probable WRKY transcription factor 75, protein MEGYDNGSLYAPSFLSLKSLSKRDHELHQGEEDEGSKARSEGSSRSNIELKKKGKKKQRYAFQTRSQVDILDDGYRWRKYGQKAVKNNKFPRSYYRCTYKGCNVKKQVQRLTADQEVVVTTYEGVHSHPIEKSTENFEHILTQMQIYSSF, encoded by the exons ATGGAGGGATATGATAACGGGTCGTTGTATGCTCCGTCGTTTTTGTCGCTAAAATCTCTATCAAAACGGGATCATGAGTTGCATCAAGGCGAAGAAGATGAGGGATCAAAGGCTAGATCAGAAGGTAGTTCGAGAAGCAATATCGAGTTGAAaaagaaggggaagaagaaacaaaggtaTGCGTTTCAGACAAGGAGCCAAGTTGATATTCTTGATGATGGTTATCGTTGGAGGAAGTATGGACAAAAGGCCGTCAAGAACAACAAGTTCCCTAG GAGTTACTATAGGTGCACATATAAAGGATGCAACGTGAAGAAGCAAGTGCAAAGATTAACAGCGGACCAAGAAGTCGTCGTGACAACCTACGAAGGAGTGCATTCGCATCCCATCGAGAAATCCACCGAAAATTTCGAGCATATTCTCACTcaaatgcaaatctactcttctttttaa